From a single bacterium genomic region:
- the bamA gene encoding outer membrane protein assembly factor BamA, producing MKIRPCVISLVSAALLILLAFPSFCGAQEGNTIREIVIVSNYNVPKALITNQSGLRVGTPLSRDSASQAIQTLWRLGIFADVRIKSEQMDNGIRVIIQVEVLPTVNNISTEGFKEIKEDEILNAIGLVKNQAIGDRKIAKMSRKIHDMYKEKGFLLAKATFAVTPTQPDSTKVDVKITMHEGKKIKIKEINIVGNDKVSEKKIKKQMDTKEDRWYRSGEFKEAALEEDKGKIVHLYKSLGYRDAVVLQDSIYTDEEAGKATITLFVQEGREYKFGETSFEGNAFFTEEQIRPMVRYSVGETYNEDLVGQAMYEINVLYNDAGYLKTRIVPVQSAHGDTVDILIDIAEGNISNVAKVIIKGNTKTIEKVIRREVYLLPGMPFNRTLFDRSRRNIMALNYFEDVKPDYVPHEDSDDVDIILEVKEKQTGVASMGAGYSERDKLVGTLSFSNSNLFGRGQGVNFSWDVGSRRKAFQIGFSEPWLFDTQTSFSLDLYDIVRSDYTSAFDQESRRGGYIRLGRKLKWPDDYCHAYISYRLEDVNYVNPSAYYSYYLLTGKTSSLSFMFTRDSRDLPQFSTDGSRTSATFEVAGGPFGGDLSYYKYLLNNEFYTPIYWQIAFVIRSRIGYLKGYEQNTSVPYSERFMPGGTSYDGFVRGYPNRQVCPLLKGEEIGGETMLVNNLELQFPIVSQMIYGIGFYDFGNAWRNLSETNPFDMKRSVGVGVRLSIPGIGMLGFDFGYGFDKLEGSSKIGGWRPHFQFGNQFL from the coding sequence ATGAAGATTCGTCCTTGTGTTATAAGTCTGGTTTCCGCTGCGCTGTTAATCCTGCTGGCGTTCCCGTCTTTCTGCGGCGCACAGGAAGGCAACACGATCAGGGAAATCGTCATCGTCAGCAATTACAATGTCCCAAAGGCGCTGATTACCAATCAGAGTGGCTTACGGGTCGGGACACCTCTTTCGCGTGACAGCGCTTCTCAGGCGATTCAGACATTGTGGCGTCTCGGCATCTTTGCGGATGTCAGGATCAAGAGCGAACAGATGGATAACGGCATCAGGGTTATCATACAGGTTGAGGTGCTTCCCACAGTCAATAATATATCGACGGAAGGTTTCAAGGAAATAAAGGAAGACGAGATTCTCAACGCGATCGGTCTGGTTAAGAACCAGGCTATCGGGGACCGGAAAATCGCCAAAATGAGCCGTAAAATCCATGATATGTACAAGGAAAAGGGTTTTCTCCTCGCCAAGGCAACTTTCGCAGTTACGCCAACTCAGCCCGATTCGACCAAAGTCGATGTCAAGATAACCATGCATGAAGGTAAAAAAATAAAAATCAAAGAGATAAATATTGTCGGCAATGATAAGGTAAGCGAAAAAAAGATCAAAAAGCAGATGGATACAAAGGAAGACCGGTGGTACCGTTCCGGGGAATTCAAGGAAGCTGCCCTGGAAGAGGACAAGGGAAAGATAGTTCATCTCTACAAATCCCTCGGATACCGTGACGCCGTGGTTCTTCAGGACAGCATATATACCGATGAAGAAGCCGGAAAGGCAACAATTACACTTTTTGTCCAGGAAGGCCGTGAGTACAAATTCGGTGAAACATCGTTTGAAGGTAATGCCTTCTTTACCGAAGAACAGATCAGGCCCATGGTACGGTACAGTGTCGGCGAAACGTACAATGAAGACCTTGTCGGACAGGCAATGTATGAAATAAATGTCCTCTACAATGACGCCGGTTATTTAAAAACTCGGATTGTGCCGGTTCAGTCGGCTCATGGCGATACGGTCGATATACTGATAGATATTGCGGAAGGAAATATTTCCAATGTGGCGAAGGTTATCATAAAGGGGAATACCAAGACTATCGAAAAAGTGATACGCCGTGAAGTCTATCTCCTTCCCGGCATGCCGTTTAACCGCACCCTCTTCGATCGTTCGCGCCGTAACATCATGGCGCTCAATTATTTTGAGGATGTCAAACCGGATTATGTACCCCATGAGGACAGCGATGATGTCGATATCATCCTCGAAGTCAAGGAAAAACAGACCGGAGTGGCATCGATGGGCGCCGGGTACTCAGAGCGTGATAAACTTGTCGGCACTCTGTCTTTTTCCAATTCCAACCTCTTCGGGCGCGGTCAGGGTGTAAATTTTTCATGGGATGTCGGCTCACGGCGGAAAGCGTTCCAGATCGGTTTCAGTGAACCGTGGCTCTTTGATACCCAGACCAGTTTCTCGCTCGACCTCTACGATATCGTACGGAGCGATTATACATCCGCTTTCGACCAGGAGAGCAGGCGCGGTGGTTACATACGGCTCGGACGTAAGTTGAAATGGCCCGATGATTATTGTCATGCCTATATCTCATACCGTCTTGAGGACGTCAATTATGTAAATCCATCGGCGTATTATTCGTACTATCTGCTTACAGGTAAAACATCATCCCTCAGTTTTATGTTTACGCGGGATTCCCGTGACCTGCCGCAGTTTTCAACTGATGGATCGCGTACATCGGCGACTTTCGAGGTTGCCGGCGGTCCGTTCGGCGGCGACCTTTCATATTATAAGTACCTCCTCAACAACGAATTCTATACACCGATCTACTGGCAGATAGCATTTGTTATCCGTTCGCGGATCGGGTATCTGAAAGGTTACGAGCAAAACACCTCGGTTCCGTATTCGGAGCGTTTCATGCCGGGCGGAACGAGTTATGACGGTTTTGTGCGCGGCTACCCGAACCGTCAGGTCTGCCCGCTCCTCAAGGGGGAGGAAATTGGCGGCGAGACGATGCTCGTCAACAATCTCGAGCTTCAGTTCCCCATTGTATCTCAGATGATCTACGGAATAGGCTTCTACGATTTCGGTAATGCATGGCGTAATCTGTCCGAAACAAACCCGTTCGATATGAAACGCTCTGTCGGAGTCGGTGTTCGTCTGTCGATTCCCGGTATCGGCATGCTCGGGTTCGATTTCGGATACGGATTCGATAAACTTGAGGGATCAAGTAAAATCGGCGGATGGCGGCCACACTTCCAATTTGGAAATCAATTTTTGTAA
- a CDS encoding OmpH family outer membrane protein → MSRSTKPWIMGVLCITVMMTAVSSTVLAELKIGYIRPQYVFSKYEPYKAAQKELEKYEKEKVAELQKSSDKFQLEVQDAEKRALLMSEEMIQKKREELQKTRESLDKQYDDLYRQPDGLLMKKQTELLQPIINRINEVLMKIGKDEGYDFIFDAEGPVLYANEKYDISDYLLEEIQKDIPSK, encoded by the coding sequence ATGTCACGTTCCACAAAACCATGGATTATGGGTGTTTTATGCATAACTGTCATGATGACGGCAGTATCTTCGACCGTGCTGGCTGAGCTTAAAATCGGGTATATACGGCCTCAATATGTTTTCAGCAAGTACGAGCCCTATAAAGCGGCTCAGAAAGAGCTCGAAAAATATGAGAAGGAAAAAGTTGCCGAACTCCAGAAATCGAGCGATAAATTCCAGCTGGAAGTTCAGGATGCCGAAAAACGGGCTCTCCTCATGAGCGAGGAAATGATCCAGAAAAAACGGGAAGAGCTCCAGAAAACCCGTGAGAGTCTCGATAAACAGTATGATGATCTTTACCGTCAGCCGGACGGCCTTCTGATGAAGAAACAGACCGAACTCCTTCAGCCGATCATAAATCGCATTAACGAGGTTCTGATGAAGATCGGCAAGGATGAGGGATATGATTTTATTTTTGATGCCGAAGGTCCGGTGCTCTATGCCAACGAAAAGTATGATATTTCTGATTATCTGCTTGAAGAAATTCAAAAGGATATACCGAGCAAATGA
- the lpxD gene encoding UDP-3-O-(3-hydroxymyristoyl)glucosamine N-acyltransferase, with the protein MTFRLEDICRIIGAEVSAGAGDITIRGLSAIHEAGPDDITFLSNPRYAKSLESSRARAVIVTKGTMVPSGVIAIEVDDPYFAFLKLLDTFNLRNPSDIASGGIHPQSVIHPDAVTGNDVSVGPFAVIGPGVKIGNGTIIGPCTVVMAKSTIGNNCILYPNVTVMDSCVIGDRVILHAGVVIGSDGFGFAPHGGTYHKIAQIGIVIVEDDVEVGACTCVDRAAFGKTVIRKGTKLDNLIQVGHNVSIGENTVIAAQTGISGSTTVGNGVRIGGQAGLSGHIVIGDGSSVGAQAGVTKDVQPNETVSGYPAKNHMKAMRLEAALRSLPDLIKKVREQEKRILELEQIVNKRR; encoded by the coding sequence ATGACGTTCAGGCTTGAGGACATTTGCCGTATTATCGGGGCGGAAGTATCTGCCGGCGCAGGTGATATTACCATAAGGGGTCTGTCTGCAATTCATGAGGCGGGTCCTGATGATATCACATTTCTTTCCAATCCCCGGTACGCGAAAAGTCTCGAATCGAGCCGGGCACGGGCTGTTATCGTTACAAAAGGCACCATGGTGCCGTCCGGTGTGATCGCCATCGAGGTGGATGACCCCTATTTTGCGTTTTTGAAGCTTCTCGATACATTCAACTTGCGAAATCCCTCGGATATTGCATCCGGCGGAATACACCCGCAGTCGGTAATCCATCCCGATGCGGTTACAGGAAACGATGTATCTGTCGGGCCTTTTGCGGTTATCGGTCCGGGAGTGAAAATCGGCAACGGAACCATTATCGGTCCCTGTACGGTTGTCATGGCAAAAAGCACCATCGGCAATAACTGTATCCTGTATCCCAATGTCACCGTCATGGACAGTTGTGTCATCGGCGACCGTGTTATTCTCCACGCCGGAGTCGTAATCGGGTCCGATGGATTCGGATTCGCTCCCCATGGAGGTACGTACCATAAAATCGCCCAGATCGGAATTGTAATCGTCGAAGACGATGTCGAGGTGGGCGCCTGTACGTGCGTTGACCGGGCCGCGTTCGGAAAGACCGTCATCAGGAAGGGTACAAAACTCGATAATCTTATTCAGGTGGGTCACAACGTCAGTATCGGAGAGAACACTGTCATCGCCGCGCAGACGGGGATTTCCGGCTCTACGACTGTCGGAAACGGCGTACGTATCGGCGGACAGGCGGGCCTGTCCGGTCATATCGTGATCGGTGACGGATCTTCTGTCGGCGCTCAGGCCGGTGTCACGAAAGATGTTCAGCCGAATGAAACCGTTTCGGGTTATCCGGCAAAAAATCATATGAAAGCCATGCGTCTCGAAGCTGCTCTGCGCAGCCTTCCCGACCTTATCAAAAAGGTCAGGGAACAGGAAAAACGCATTCTCGAACTGGAACAGATTGTGAATAAACGGAGATAG